One genomic segment of Dermacentor albipictus isolate Rhodes 1998 colony unplaced genomic scaffold, USDA_Dalb.pri_finalv2 scaffold_91, whole genome shotgun sequence includes these proteins:
- the LOC139053323 gene encoding uncharacterized protein → MDSGGHGRTAHDTSEDDGDPITPRQERQPAREDGTLTVFFPVPQTVRCCEEGCRAAYAAAKWTARRQSLQRHLELEHGTRIRRTINVCTICGETLGLRPASHACLAAANLTAAPPAALPHQCGSCPMSFPTRRGLGNHEQWHRREAALAARRDLAAGAATGASEQDSDSTPAAEQDSTEGPAEDPPGTPAVATGQAADQEPSPVAPRGTPGHSSDGEMAEAPSPRTPNQSERTAASASPSPTPSLPSNRGSPGAPVSEAHEPAAMQELSPGRAEVQDHDGSNQDFGTQDEHAGTTRPEGSAWTLADETAELRALSRLPESAGEWARFENILDRAIAAATKHLRLPVGDSRQSRRREVNPDNPQQIQTLYRRNRRRAVRLITEGPSQLCPIDPHALQDHYSNLWSPTPVDTSILRSRLPATEELDLCPFTPEEVAAKLRKCESTAPGEDRLTYHHWRQVDPEGRFLAAVYNVCLQYRRTPLSWKSTRTILIYKKGDREDPTNWRPIALGRTIAKLYAGCLTTRPQRWLGDHAVLSRCQKGFLPHDGVFEHNFVLQGRLDDTRTGGGELCVGFLDFANAFGSVAHQALVDAVCGAGAGEAFATIVEDLYRANTTCVVAAAGITEPITIGAGLRQGCPLSGLLFNLVVDPVIRAVQGGDRAAWTV, encoded by the exons ATGGACTCTGGGGGCCACGGCCGCACGGCCCATGACACCAGTGAAGACGATGGCGACCCCATCACCCCTAGGCAGGAACGCCAGCCGGCCCGTGAGGATGGCACCCTCACGGTGTTCTTTCCCGTGCCCCAAACGGTCCGGTGCTGCGAAGAGGGCTGCCGAGCTGCCTATGCCGCGGCCAAATGGACAGCGCGGCGGCAGTCCCTCCAGCGGCACCTGGAACTCGAACACGGCACCAGGATCCGGCGCACCATCAACGTGTGCACCATCTGCGGCGAGACACTGGGGCTTCGACCAGCCTCTCACGCCTGCCTGGCTGCAGCCAACTTGACTGCCGCCCCCCCTGCTGCCCTGCCACACCAGTGTGGCAGTTGCCCAATGTCCTTCCCCACAAGGAGGGGCTTGGGCAACCACGAGCAGTGGCACAGGAGGGAGGCGGCACTGGCGGCCAGGCGTGATCTCGCCGCGGGTGCTGCCACTGGTGCGTCGGAGCAGGACAGCGACAGCACCCCCGCAGCAGAGCAGGACAGCACCGAGGGTCCCGCTGAGGACCCTCCTGGAACACCAGCAGTGGCGACCGGGCAGGCCGCCGACCAGGAGCCGTCTCCCGTGGCACCTCGGGGAACACCCGGACACAGCAGCGATGGCGAGATGGCCGAGGCACCTTCTCCGCGGACGCCAAACCAGTCAGAGCGGACCGCGGCCTCGGCCTCCCCTTCTCCAACACCATCGCTGCCGTCCAACCGAGGCAGCCCGGGAGCACCAGTCTCCGAGGCTCACGAGCCGGCGGCCATGCAGGAGCTCTCCCCGGGCAGGGCAGAGGTGCAGGACCATGACGGAAGCAACCAGGACTTCGGGACCCAGGACGAACATGCTGGTACCACACGGCCAGAGGGCAGTGCGtggaccttagcggacgaaacggCAGAGCTGCGGGCATTGAGCCGGTTGCCTGAGTCTGCTGGGGAGTGGGCACGGTTCGAAAACATCCTTGACCGTGCCATTGCAGCCGCAACCAAACACCTGCGGCTGCCAGTCGGGGACTCGCGCCAATCACGGAGGCGCGAGGTGAACCCCGACAACCCCCAGCAGATACAAACTCTCTACAGAAGGAACCGGCGCCGGGCAGTGCGGCTAATCACTGAAGGCCCGTCCCAGCTCTGTCCGATCGACCCCCACGCACTGCAGGACCACTACTCGAACCTCTGGTCACCAACACCCGTGGATACCAGCATCCTGAGGTCAAGGCTTCCAGCCACCGAAGAACTGGACTTGTGCCCCTTTACACCGGAAGAAGTCGCAGCCAAGCTCCGTAAATGCGAGAGTACAGCTCCAGGGGAGGACCGCCTCACGTACCACCACTGGAGGCAGGTGGACCCTGAGGGCAGGTTCCTGGCGGCGGTATACAACGTATGCCTCCAATACCGCCGCACGCCCCTGAGCTGGAAGTCGACGAGGACTATCCTGATATACAAGAAGGGCGACCGCGAGGACCCCACAAACTGGCGACCCATTGCCCTTGGTCGCACGATCGCCAAACTGTATGCCGGGTGTCTCACCACCCGGCCGCAGAGGTGGTTGGGCGACCATGCGGTACTGTCCAGGTGTCAGAAGGGCTTCCTGCCGCACGATGGGGTGTTTGAACACAACTTCGTGCTGCAGGGACGCCTGGATGATACTAGGACAGGAGGTGGGGAGCTGTGCGTGGGGTTCCTCGATTTTGCCAACGCTTTCGGCTCGGTCGCCCATCAGGCCCTCGTCGACGCTGTCTGCGGCGCCGGCGCGGGGGAGGCCTTTGCTACCATCGTTGAAGACCTCTACCGCGCCAACACCACCTGCGTCGTGGCAGCAGCTGGCATTACGGAGCCAATCACCATCGGAGCTGGGCTGAGACAGGGCTGTCCTCTGAGCGGcctgcttttcaacctggtggtGGACCCGGTCATCCGTGCAGTACAGGGAGGCGATAG AGCCGCTTGGACCGTGTAA